Within Cellulophaga sp. L1A9, the genomic segment AATCCGCCTTGGTTGCCGCAGGCACATAATTTAGACCGAATCGACGAAGCTATTTATTACAATAAAAATCTATTTTCAGATTTTTTTGCAGAAGCAAAAAAACACTTATTGCCAGAAGGTAAGTTAGTGGTTTTGTTTTCTAATTTAGGACAAATAACAAATGCAACAAAAGAACATCCTATAGAAATGGAATTAGCGAATGGAGGAAGGTTTCAATTAGAAAAGTGCTATAAAAAATCGGTAAAAGTAGCCTCAGATAAAACAAAGAGAGAGCAACACTGGCGTACTTTAGAAGAAGTAGAATTATGGGTGTTAACCCATTAGTAAATAATACGTGCCTATTCATTAATGACTAGTCAAGAATACCCAAATTATCAAGAAAAAAGTAGCGTGCAAATGCCAAATCTAGAAATAGTAGAAGAAAATAATGATTATATCGTCGTAAACAAAACAGCCGGCTATATAAGTGAAAAGAATCCTTATGAGGACAATACCATAGAAGACCAGGTTTTTAAACACCTTTTACAAAAGAAGCGAAAACCCTATGTCGGGGTTATTCATAGATTGGATAGAGTTACCAGTGGGGTATTAATTTTTGCTAAAAAGAAAAGTGTTCTTGTGGCTTTTAATGAATTTTTTAGTAGCAGAAAAGTTCAAAAAACATATTTGGCAATTGTTAAAAACAAGCCTGCAAAGAACAAAGGGAATTTGGTGAATTTTCTAGTGAAAAATAACCTGGAAAAAAGGGCAGACATTGTGCTAACTAAATCAAAAGAGGCTTTAGACTGTAGCCTTAGCTATGAGGTTATAGCTGAAAACGACTTTGGTTATCTTTTAGAGGTAAAACCAAAAACGGGTAGGTTTCATCAAATAAGAGCGCAATTATCACATTTAGGAGTGCCAATTATTGGCGACGAAAAATATGGATCGGATCAAGAGTATTATCCTCTTTCTGTTTGTCTTCATTCTTGGAAGTTAAGCTATCAGGTTTCTGGGACTAATGAGAATAAAACTTTTGTCGCTCCTTTGCCAAAGAATAAGTTTTGGGAATTTAAATCTTTGTAAACTATGCTAAAATGCTTGTCGTTTTTACAAAGAACATTGGTTGTATTCTTTGATTCCTGATGACATCAAAAAAAACTAATAATTTATAGGCAATCAAAAGTATCTCCTTTTTAATTCCGGAAATGGACTTAGATTCCATCTAATGATGGTTACTTTTGCGACTAATTTTGTATAGGATTAGAATGAGTAATAAGAAGTTAGATTATGTAGTGATTGGAGCGGCTCAAGCGGGCTTGGCTATGGGATATCATTTACAAAATATGAATAAGAAGTTTCTGGTTATTGATGGTGAAGAAGAAATTGGAGCTTCATGGTTAAATAGATGGGATTCATTAAAGCTATTTACATCTACCGAATACAATCATTTACCTGGCTTAAAATTTGATGCCCCAAAAGGACATTATCCTACGAAATTTGAAGTTGCGGCCTATTTTAAATTATATGTAAAGACATTTGATATTCCTGTACAGCTAAACACTTTAGTAACCTCCGTTCGTAAAACAGAAAAAGGATTTTTTATTGCGCATAAAGATGGCATGCTCGAGGCAGATCATGTCATTGTAGCGACAGGACCATTCCATATTCCTTATACACCTCCTTGTCATACCAAACTATCAAAGAGTGTGCTCCAAATGCATAGTAATTATTATAAAGGATTAAACCAGTTGCAAGAGGGAGATGCTTTGGTTGTTGGTGGTGGAGATTCTGGATACCAAATTCTAAATGAAATTTCTAAAGATGGCTCTAGAACCGTATATTTTTCTGGGAACACAAATGTAAAATCCATTCCTCAGCAATTTTTAGGTAAAACAATATGGTGGTGGTTTACCTTAATTGGTTTTTTAAGTTATACCAAATATAGTTGGATAGGTAAGAAGATTAATTCCTCTACGCAACCAGTAATCGGTACAGATGTTAAGGAAATTCTTTCTAGAAAAAACGTCATCCCCGTAGGAAGAACTAAAGATGCCTTGCAGGAGGAAATGTTTTTTGAATCTAAGAAAATTTCTACCATTAAAAATATTGTTTGGGCAACAGGGTACCGTCCAAATTTTAAATGGATAGAAGGTTTGGAACTGGATGCTAATAGCTATCCAAAAAATTATAGGGGCGTAAGTAATATAACCGGATTATATTTTATTGGGTTACCATGGATGTACACACGTGGATCTGCAACTTTAGGAGGCGTATCTAAGGATGCTAGTTATTTAGCGAATGAGATACGTAACAATGATTAATTTTAATTATTGCTTGTGTAGATTTTTAGTTCGTTGGTTTTTTATTCAAATAAGTTAGCAGTACTATAATCAAAATAGGAATTAGTACACAAATAACAACAGAAGCTTGTACGTAATTTAATCCGAAATATTCAAACCAATTTAAAAATAGAACAGACTGTTCAAATAGGGTAGTAGCGAATTTCTCAAAATCAGGGATTATAAAAATAGCAAATAAAACAAAGACTATAAAGCCAAAAATTAATGATTTTGATTTAAGTAT encodes:
- a CDS encoding RluA family pseudouridine synthase is translated as MTSQEYPNYQEKSSVQMPNLEIVEENNDYIVVNKTAGYISEKNPYEDNTIEDQVFKHLLQKKRKPYVGVIHRLDRVTSGVLIFAKKKSVLVAFNEFFSSRKVQKTYLAIVKNKPAKNKGNLVNFLVKNNLEKRADIVLTKSKEALDCSLSYEVIAENDFGYLLEVKPKTGRFHQIRAQLSHLGVPIIGDEKYGSDQEYYPLSVCLHSWKLSYQVSGTNENKTFVAPLPKNKFWEFKSL
- a CDS encoding NAD(P)/FAD-dependent oxidoreductase — encoded protein: MSNKKLDYVVIGAAQAGLAMGYHLQNMNKKFLVIDGEEEIGASWLNRWDSLKLFTSTEYNHLPGLKFDAPKGHYPTKFEVAAYFKLYVKTFDIPVQLNTLVTSVRKTEKGFFIAHKDGMLEADHVIVATGPFHIPYTPPCHTKLSKSVLQMHSNYYKGLNQLQEGDALVVGGGDSGYQILNEISKDGSRTVYFSGNTNVKSIPQQFLGKTIWWWFTLIGFLSYTKYSWIGKKINSSTQPVIGTDVKEILSRKNVIPVGRTKDALQEEMFFESKKISTIKNIVWATGYRPNFKWIEGLELDANSYPKNYRGVSNITGLYFIGLPWMYTRGSATLGGVSKDASYLANEIRNND